One bacterium genomic region harbors:
- a CDS encoding glycoside hydrolase family 3 C-terminal domain-containing protein, which yields MVFCMATVLLGQPLPYQNPEKSSEERANDLLARLTLEEKAALLCDVSEAIPRLGVKNFNWWSEALHGLANNDSVTVFPEPIGMAASFDDELVYQIFSATSDETRAKYHQAVRSGQGNKRFLSLSVWTPNINIFRDPRWGRGQETYGEDPFLMSRMGVAVVKGLQGPADAKYRKLLACAKHYAVHSGPEWSRHVINIQDIDPRDLWETYLPAFKALVQEAGVRQVMCAYQRLDDEPCCGSTRLLQKILREQWNYPYLVVSDCGAIADFYTSHKVSSDAVHAAAKGVLAGTDLECQWTDHTYKKLPEAVARGLVTEEEIDARLKRVLIGRFDLGEMDDEALVPWAQTPLSVVNSESHRQLAAQMARESMTLLLNKNQILPLRKNRQKIAVLGPNADDEAMLWGNYNGKPVRTITILDGIVSKLAPDQVFYDKACDLVEDKVTNSYLSRCSIDGQQGMKATYWNRPDWQGEVAAVQHLVHPIKLTTAGQHEFAPGVRLEGFSARYETVFIPQADEEIVFKCGATGFFELLVNGQSIIQYNNWRTLPSRHPFAVKAGQKYQIEIRYAQLYNWQANLEFNFGKEVDVDYTDLIKKLKDIQVVVFVGGLSTLLEGEEMPVSYPGFKGGDRTEIELPAVQRNCLKVLKQAGKKVVFVSCSGSAIGLMPETESCDAILQAWYGGESGGLAVADVLFGDFNPSGKLPITFYKNLQQLPDFENYSMKGRTYRYMSDPLFPFGFGLSYTTFAIGDAKVSRTTLHRDETLDMTIPVANLGKRDGVEIVQVYIRRLQDPDGPLKTLRGFQRVHVAAGKTGQAMIRLPFHSFEFFDRSQGQMTVTAGEYEVLYGNSSDNRDLKTARINII from the coding sequence ATGGTGTTTTGCATGGCAACGGTTCTTTTAGGACAACCTTTGCCCTATCAAAATCCGGAAAAGAGTTCTGAAGAAAGAGCGAACGATCTTCTGGCACGGTTGACTCTGGAAGAAAAAGCGGCCTTGCTGTGCGATGTGTCGGAAGCCATTCCACGGCTGGGGGTCAAAAATTTCAACTGGTGGAGCGAAGCTTTGCACGGCCTCGCTAATAACGACAGCGTCACCGTATTTCCAGAACCTATCGGCATGGCTGCCTCCTTTGACGACGAACTGGTTTATCAAATTTTCAGTGCGACCTCGGATGAAACGCGCGCCAAGTATCATCAAGCTGTGCGAAGCGGTCAGGGAAACAAGCGCTTCCTGAGCCTGTCCGTGTGGACGCCGAATATTAACATCTTCCGCGATCCCCGGTGGGGACGCGGTCAGGAAACCTATGGCGAAGATCCCTTCCTGATGTCGCGTATGGGTGTGGCGGTCGTAAAGGGATTGCAGGGACCGGCGGACGCCAAATACAGAAAGCTGCTGGCCTGCGCCAAACACTATGCGGTGCATTCCGGACCGGAGTGGAGTCGTCATGTCATCAACATCCAGGATATCGATCCGCGAGATTTGTGGGAAACCTATCTGCCGGCCTTCAAGGCCCTGGTTCAGGAGGCAGGCGTCCGCCAGGTGATGTGCGCCTATCAGCGTCTGGATGATGAACCTTGCTGCGGTAGTACGAGACTTTTGCAGAAAATTTTGCGCGAACAATGGAACTATCCCTATCTAGTGGTCTCCGACTGCGGCGCCATTGCCGATTTTTATACCAGCCACAAGGTCTCCTCCGATGCCGTGCACGCGGCTGCTAAAGGTGTGCTGGCCGGCACCGATCTGGAGTGTCAGTGGACCGACCACACCTATAAAAAACTGCCAGAGGCGGTGGCCAGAGGGCTGGTTACGGAAGAAGAGATCGATGCGCGGCTAAAGCGTGTTCTGATTGGGCGTTTTGACCTGGGTGAGATGGATGACGAAGCCCTGGTTCCCTGGGCCCAAACACCCCTATCGGTCGTGAACAGTGAGTCACATCGGCAACTGGCCGCTCAAATGGCGCGTGAATCCATGACCCTGCTTTTAAACAAAAACCAGATCCTGCCGTTGCGGAAAAATCGCCAAAAGATCGCTGTACTGGGCCCCAACGCCGATGATGAAGCCATGCTCTGGGGTAATTATAACGGCAAGCCGGTTCGCACCATCACGATTCTGGACGGTATTGTTTCGAAACTGGCTCCTGACCAGGTATTTTACGACAAAGCCTGCGATCTGGTAGAAGATAAAGTCACCAACAGCTATCTCTCACGATGTTCCATCGACGGCCAACAGGGTATGAAAGCGACTTATTGGAACCGTCCAGATTGGCAGGGCGAGGTAGCGGCTGTGCAGCATCTGGTCCATCCGATCAAACTGACCACCGCAGGGCAGCACGAATTCGCCCCCGGCGTCAGACTCGAAGGATTTTCAGCCCGATATGAAACCGTATTTATTCCTCAGGCCGATGAGGAGATCGTGTTCAAATGCGGCGCCACCGGTTTTTTTGAGTTATTGGTCAATGGCCAATCGATCATTCAATACAACAACTGGAGAACCTTGCCCTCCCGTCATCCTTTCGCGGTCAAGGCCGGACAAAAATATCAAATAGAGATCCGCTATGCTCAGTTGTATAATTGGCAAGCCAACCTCGAGTTCAATTTCGGCAAAGAGGTGGATGTGGATTATACCGACCTCATCAAAAAGCTTAAGGACATTCAGGTGGTGGTATTTGTCGGCGGTCTTTCCACTCTGTTGGAAGGCGAGGAAATGCCGGTTTCTTATCCCGGTTTCAAAGGTGGAGACCGAACCGAGATCGAACTGCCCGCCGTGCAACGCAATTGTCTTAAAGTGTTGAAACAAGCCGGTAAAAAAGTGGTATTTGTCAGCTGTTCGGGTTCGGCCATCGGTTTGATGCCCGAAACGGAGAGTTGTGACGCCATTCTGCAAGCCTGGTATGGCGGAGAGTCGGGTGGTTTGGCGGTTGCGGATGTATTGTTCGGTGATTTTAATCCCTCAGGAAAACTGCCGATCACCTTTTACAAAAATTTGCAGCAATTGCCGGATTTTGAAAATTACTCCATGAAGGGTCGCACCTATCGCTACATGTCCGATCCGCTTTTCCCCTTCGGCTTTGGTCTCAGCTATACGACTTTTGCCATCGGCGATGCGAAAGTAAGCAGGACCACCCTCCATAGGGATGAAACGCTCGATATGACCATCCCGGTCGCCAATCTGGGAAAACGCGACGGCGTCGAAATCGTTCAGGTCTATATCCGCAGGTTGCAGGATCCCGATGGTCCTTTGAAAACCCTTAGAGGCTTTCAGCGAGTCCATGTGGCTGCTGGAAAAACCGGCCAGGCGATGATCCGTCTGCCGTTCCATTCGTTCGAGTTCTTTGATCGTTCCCAGGGGCAAATGACCGTTACAGCCGGGGAATATGAGGTGTTGTATGGCAACAGCTCTGATAACCGAGATTTGAAAACAGCCAGGATCAACATTATTTAA
- a CDS encoding glycoside hydrolase family 31 protein, whose protein sequence is MVLFTCVSAVAAPVESYQRTERGIEATINAVTIEIQFFNPSTIRVLKYPSGIAFNKISLSVIAAPQKTKFGIHQLEDELVLSTEKVKLGLNLKNGRISFATLAGKPLLTEKEGGTAFIEFDDAGEKTFSVSQAFVLAKDEAIYGLGQQQNGKMVQRNIKLHMVQNNTEDFIPFFQSTRGYGLFWDNYSPTLFEDDPYSTSFKSDVGEGIDYYFMYGGNADGVIACMRSLTGQAPMMPLWTFGYWQSKERYKSQDELLGVVKKYRELGVPLDGIIQDWQYWGNNYLWNAMEFLNPEFYNPQKMVDDVHKLNAHIIISIWSSFGPQTKPYKELDKIGALLDIKTWPESGSEKWPPNMDYPSGVRVYDPFNPQARDIYWKYLNQGIFSFGMDGWWMDSTEPDHMQFKPADFDNKTYLGSLRRVRNAYPLMTVGGVFQHQRATRSDKRVFILTRSAFAGQQRYSANTWSGDVVASWKALHNQISAGLNFSLCGIPYWNSDIGGFFLWNFPNTLKDPNYRELYARWMQFGSLCPMMRSHGTDAPREIYQFGQKGDKIYDAIAASIDLRYALLPYIYSTSWEVTAHQSSMMRALMMDFADDKLALDVNDQYLFGPSLMACPVTEPLYVDPHITGSDTIWVENFSLTKSKAVYLPGGTDWYDFWSGEKFPGGQTINRQAPIDAIPLLVKAGSILPLGPKVQYAEEKKWDVLEIRIYPGADGRFTLYEDENDNYNYEKGLYSTIAFRWDDRKKTLTIGGRKGSFPGMLSERMFYIVKVATGTGVGLETGIKYKRTVAYKGEQVIVRM, encoded by the coding sequence ATGGTTTTGTTTACCTGCGTTTCAGCGGTTGCGGCTCCGGTCGAATCGTATCAGAGAACAGAACGGGGAATCGAAGCGACGATCAACGCGGTAACCATTGAAATTCAGTTTTTTAATCCCTCAACCATCCGTGTTCTTAAATATCCGTCCGGCATAGCCTTTAACAAAATCAGTTTGTCGGTTATCGCGGCTCCGCAAAAGACCAAATTTGGCATTCATCAGCTTGAAGACGAACTGGTTCTGAGCACCGAAAAGGTAAAACTGGGGTTGAACCTGAAAAACGGCAGAATCTCCTTTGCGACACTTGCCGGCAAGCCGTTGTTGACCGAGAAAGAAGGAGGAACTGCTTTCATCGAGTTCGACGATGCCGGCGAAAAAACTTTTTCAGTGTCCCAGGCCTTCGTCCTGGCAAAGGATGAAGCCATCTACGGACTGGGCCAGCAGCAGAATGGGAAGATGGTGCAGCGGAACATCAAGCTGCATATGGTGCAAAACAATACGGAAGACTTTATTCCGTTTTTTCAGTCGACCAGAGGCTACGGGCTGTTCTGGGATAATTACTCGCCTACACTCTTTGAAGACGATCCGTACAGCACCAGCTTTAAATCGGATGTGGGCGAGGGTATCGATTATTATTTTATGTATGGCGGAAATGCCGACGGTGTAATTGCTTGTATGCGCAGCCTGACCGGCCAGGCGCCGATGATGCCTTTATGGACTTTTGGCTACTGGCAGAGCAAAGAACGCTACAAAAGCCAGGATGAACTGCTGGGCGTTGTGAAAAAATACCGTGAACTGGGTGTGCCCCTGGACGGCATCATACAGGACTGGCAATACTGGGGCAACAATTATTTGTGGAACGCCATGGAGTTCTTGAATCCCGAGTTCTATAATCCGCAAAAGATGGTTGATGATGTGCACAAGCTCAACGCGCACATCATCATTTCCATCTGGAGTTCGTTCGGTCCGCAAACAAAGCCGTACAAAGAATTGGATAAAATCGGCGCCTTGCTGGATATCAAAACCTGGCCGGAATCCGGTTCCGAAAAATGGCCGCCCAACATGGATTACCCGTCCGGTGTCAGAGTCTATGACCCATTTAATCCGCAGGCTCGTGATATCTACTGGAAGTATCTCAATCAGGGTATTTTTTCATTCGGCATGGATGGCTGGTGGATGGATTCGACCGAGCCGGACCACATGCAGTTCAAGCCGGCTGATTTCGACAATAAAACCTATCTAGGCTCGTTACGCCGTGTACGAAACGCCTATCCCTTGATGACGGTGGGCGGCGTTTTTCAACACCAGCGCGCCACTCGTTCAGACAAGCGGGTATTTATCCTGACCCGGTCTGCTTTTGCCGGCCAGCAACGGTACAGCGCCAATACCTGGTCCGGCGATGTGGTGGCCTCCTGGAAGGCGCTGCATAATCAAATTTCCGCCGGGTTGAATTTTTCTTTATGCGGCATCCCGTACTGGAACTCGGATATCGGCGGATTTTTCCTGTGGAATTTTCCGAATACTCTCAAGGATCCGAATTATCGCGAACTCTATGCCCGTTGGATGCAATTCGGCAGTCTCTGCCCCATGATGCGCTCGCACGGAACCGATGCGCCGCGCGAAATTTATCAATTCGGCCAAAAGGGCGATAAAATCTATGACGCGATAGCGGCATCGATCGACTTGCGTTACGCGTTATTGCCGTATATCTATTCGACCTCGTGGGAGGTGACCGCTCATCAATCCAGCATGATGCGTGCGCTGATGATGGATTTTGCGGACGATAAGCTCGCTCTGGATGTCAACGATCAATATCTGTTCGGCCCATCTTTGATGGCCTGCCCGGTCACCGAACCCCTGTATGTGGACCCACATATAACCGGATCGGATACCATATGGGTGGAGAATTTCAGCCTAACCAAGAGCAAAGCTGTTTATCTCCCTGGAGGCACAGACTGGTACGATTTTTGGAGTGGCGAAAAATTTCCCGGCGGACAAACCATAAATCGACAAGCTCCGATCGACGCCATACCATTACTGGTCAAAGCTGGTTCCATCCTACCCCTCGGTCCCAAAGTGCAGTATGCCGAAGAGAAAAAATGGGATGTCCTGGAAATTCGTATATATCCTGGCGCAGACGGCCGCTTCACTTTATATGAAGATGAAAACGATAACTATAACTATGAAAAGGGATTGTATTCCACCATCGCCTTCAGATGGGATGACAGGAAAAAAACGTTGACCATCGGCGGCAGAAAGGGTTCGTTTCCGGGTATGTTGTCTGAACGTATGTTTTATATTGTCAAGGTGGCGACCGGCACCGGCGTGGGATTAGAGACCGGGATCAAGTATAAACGCACCGTAGCTTACAAAGGTGAGCAGGTTATTGTAAGAATGTAA